From Vanacampus margaritifer isolate UIUO_Vmar chromosome 8, RoL_Vmar_1.0, whole genome shotgun sequence, a single genomic window includes:
- the rab22a gene encoding ras-related protein Rab-22A: MSLRELKVCLLGDTGVGKSSIVWRFVEDSFDPNINPTIGASFMTKTVQYQNELHKFLIWDTAGQERFRALAPMYYRGSAAAVIVYDITKEESFQTLKNWVKELRQHGPPNIVVAIAGNKCDLSDAREVLEKDAKDYADSIHAIFVETSAKNAVNINEVFIEISKRIPVADAAGGTSGKAFKLGRQESESRRTCC, translated from the exons ATGTCGTTAAGGGAGTTAAAAGTTTGTCTTCTGGGG GACACTGGTGTTGGCAAGTCAAGTATTGTGTGGAGATTTGTGGAGGACAGCTTTGATCCAAACATCAACCCAACTATTGG GGCGTCTTTTATGACCAAGACGGTGCAATACCAAAACGAGCTGCACAAGTTCCTCATTTGGGACACGGCAGGCCAGGAGCGG TTCCGAGCTCTGGCACCGATGTACTACCGAGGCTCTGCAGCGGCCGTCATTGTTTATGATATCACAAAAGAg GAGTCCTTCCAAACGTTGAAGAACTGGGTGAAGGAATTACGTCAGCACGGCCCCCCCAATATTGTGGTGGCCATTGCTGGCAACAAATGTGATCTGTCGGACGCCAG GGAAGTCTTGGAGAAGGACGCCAAGGACTACGCCGATTCCATCCATGCCATATTTGTCGAGACCAGTGCCAAGAACGCCGTTAACATCAATGAGGTGTTTATAGAGATAA GTAAGCGCATCCCAGTCGCAGATGCGGCCGGAGGAACGTCAGGAAAAGCTTTCAAACTGGGGCGGCAGGAGTCCGAGTCTCGCAGGACATGCTGCTGA
- the vapb gene encoding vesicle-associated membrane protein-associated protein B/C has translation MARPEQVLLLEPQHELKFRGPFSDVVTTNLKLANPTDRNVCFKVKTTAPRRYCVRPNSGIIDAGTSINVSVMLQPFDYDPNEKSKHKFMVQSLLAPPDMTDMEGVWKEAKPEELMDSKLRCVFEMPVENEKTHDMESNRMMSSSLLKSESSSLPSKSMSSTLDDGEVKKIMEECKRLQMEAQRLREENKQIREDDGLRVRKSNVMSSQHSSTGLKKDEGLSARSAALIVLFFLVGVIVGKLVL, from the exons ATGGCTAGGCCAGAACAGGTTCTGCTCTTGGAGCCTCAACACGAACTGAAATTCCGAG GTCCGTTCTCTGACGTGGTCACCACCAATCTCAAACTCGCCAACCCGACGGACCGGAATGTGTGTTTCAAGGTGAAAACGACTGCACCACGCCGGTACTGCGTGCGGCCAAACAGCGGAATCATCGATGCAGGCACCTCCATCAACGTCTCGG TCATGCTGCAACCTTTTGATTATGACCCAAATGAGAAGAGCAAACACAAGTTCATGGTTCAGTCCTTGCTCGCGCCACCAGACATGACTGACATGGAAGGAGTG TGGAAGGAGGCGAAGCCAGAGGAGCTGATGGACTCCAAGCTGAGGTGTGTCTTTGAGATGCCAGTGGAGAACGAAAAGACA CACGACATGGAGTCCAACAGGATGATGTCCTCCAGCTTACTGAAGTCCGAGTCTTCCTCGCTGCCGTCCAAGTCGATGAGCTCCACCTTGGATGACGGCGAGGTGAAGAAGATCATGGAGGAGTGCAAAAGGCTCCAGATGGAGGCTCAAAGGCTACGGGAAGAGAACAAACAGATCAGG GAGGATGACGGTCTGCGGGTGAGGAAGAGCAACGTTATGTCCTCCCAGCACTCCTCGACCGGCCTGAAGAAGGACGAAGGCCTAAGCGCCCGCTCGGCCGCCCTCATCGTCCTCTTCTTTTTGGTGGGCGTCATCGTGGGCAAGTTGGTCTTGTAG
- the apcdd1l gene encoding protein APCDD1-like, with product MSKGRSAHALGGVCLIWQVALMAATRSKVWEVPTTSSNVSESLQWQPHCHYRHHQDRVRITAEMPPRLDGTWLSTRCEVRPGPEFLTRSYTFHPSRHFQALQHYYADSGCENPAYSLAIRGRLRIRQASWITRGATEADHNLSGVAIVVHSLAAKQKLTSRLPPSCVGPSLARLLPGKPQDLYNTRAGRGCLEAMGFSMMELDLVRVETQQRDHGEKIQTLFLGDIHTDWTQRTHYRPTGYQQPLQSAMHHIHPCLVCALVYRSTEQRPPVIPRQTQTPVSLSGRWVSQQCETRPTVLFLTREFHFDPDQQAWEGIYRHYSDPLCSQNTFTLRASGHYAQGNPSVKVPGATEFVFKVTEVRVTAEDESTAKLLNRTKPGKCGQAGEWKVGAEQGLSTTHGCTVLGIKLPHKEYELFKVELDHRRHPLLYVGERPTDGSSPDRPMRRATSFQAPLKLCSATERQPPSRYGSGFKSKQVQVDTNGTGRLTQILLVVLGSALCSWNWVF from the exons ATGTCAAAGGGACGCTCGGCACACGCGCTCGGGGGGGTCTGCTTGATTTGGCAAG TTGCATTGATGGCTGCGACGAGGAGTAAAGTCTGGGAGGTGCCCACAACCTCCTCCAACGTCAGCGAAAGCCTGCAATGGCAGCCCCACTGCCACTACCGCCACCATCAGGACAGAGTGAGAATCACAGCAGAAATGCCGCCAAGGCTGGATGGCACCTGGCTGTCAACAAG ATGTGAAGTTCGTCCAGGTCCGGAGTTCCTCACCCGTTCCTACACCTTCCACCCCAGTCGTCACTTCCAGGCGCTGCAGCACTACTATGCTGACAGTGGGTGCGAGAATCCCGCCTACTCCCTGGCGATCCGAGGCAGGCTCCGCATTCGCCAAGCCTCCTGGATCACCCGCGGAGCCACCGAAGCCGACCATAACCTCAGCGGGGTGGCCATCGTCGTCCACAGCTTAGCGGCCAAGCAGAAGCTGACCTCCAGGCTGCCTCCATCCTGCGTGGGTCCGAGCCTGGCTCGGCTGCTTCCTGGGAAGCCGCAGGACCTTTACAATACCCGGGCGGGAAGAGGGTGCCTGGAGGCTATGGGCTTTTCCATGATGGAACTGGATTTGGTTAGGGTGGAGACGCAGCAACGCGACCATGGGGAGAAAATCCAAACGCTCTTCTTGGGGGACATACACACCGACTGGACCCAAAGAACTCACTATAGACCGACAGGGTATCAGCAGCCCCTGCAGAGTGCCATG CATCACATTCATCCCTGCCTGGTGTGTGCCCTGGTGTACCGCTCCACAGAACAACGGCCCCCAGTTATACCCCGCCAAACCCAAACCCCTGTTTCCTTGTCCGGACGCTGGGTAAGCCAACAGTGTGAGACCCGTCCCACCGTTCTGTTCCTCACCAGAGAGTTCCACTTTGATCCTGATCAACAAGCGTGGGAGGGGATCTACCGCCACTACTCTGACCCCCTCTGCTCCCAGAACACCTTCACCCTGAGAGCTTCGGGTCACTACGCTCAGGGAAACCCTTCAGTCAAAGTACCGGGAGCCACAGAGTTTGTCTTTAAGGTGACTGAAGTGAGGGTGACGGCTGAAGATGAGTCCACAGCAAAGTTGTTGAACAGGACAAAGCCTGGGAAGTGCGGGCAGGCCGGAGAGTGGAAGGTCGGAGCGGAGCAGGGCCTGAGTACCACGCACGGGTGCACGGTTCTTGGCATCAAGCTACCACATAAGGAGTACGAGCTTTTCAAGGTTGAGCTGGACCACAGGAGACACCCGCTGCTGTATGTTGGCGAGAGACCGACGGATGGTTCCAGCCCAGACCGTCCGATGAGGAGGGCCACTTCCTTTCAGGCTCCCTTAAAGCTATGCAGTGCCACCGAGAGACAGCCCCCCAGTCGCTATGGTTCAGGGTTCAAAAGCAAACAAGTCCAGGTGGATACCAACGGGACTGGGAGGCTAACACAGATCCTTTTGGTGGTCCTTGGATCTGCTCTGTGCAGCTGGAATTGGGTATTTTAG